AGCACGAGCATCCAAGCCGGTGGTTGGCTCATCCATGAATATAATGGAGGGACTAGCCACCAGCTCCACAGCTATTGTTAGTCTTTTCCGCTGCTCGGCTGACAGGCCAGTTGCTCCTGGGATGCCTACCATGGCATTCTTCAAGTCATTGAGCTCAACAAGGCTCATGACTTCTTCGATGAACATCTGAAATGCATTTGAAGAGAAATCTTGTGTCAGGAACTAGGTTCCAGACTCCAGCAGCGATAAAGAGGGGGTGAGGTTGAAACACATACATCTCTTTGATGAGGTTTAACATTTGAAGGCAGACGAAGCCATGCAGAAAATTTCAGTGACTCATAAACAGTGAGATTAGGGGAGTGAATGTCAGTCTGTTCACAGTAACCTGAGATCCTTGAGAATGTCTCCTGCTTCTTAGGGTAGCCTGCTATCTTAATAGTCCCTTCGATATATCCCCCAGTTTTCCTTCCAGCTAATACATCGAGCAATGTTGTCTTGCCAGCGCCAGTTATCCCCATCAGAGCTGTTAGTACTCCTGGCCTAAAAGCACCACTGACATCTTGCAGCAGCTGAAGCTTTTTCTCTGTTACTCCATTTTTTGTCATCTCCTGGTGGGatatttgtatttttttcttcAGTATGTGATTGGAATTAATGAAGCTACCGGTTAAGATTTTAATAAGTGATCAAGATTTTACCTTAGGCATATCAACAAAATAGTGGATATGATCAAAGACAAGGGAGAGGGGTCGGAATGGGAGGATAACTTGATCATTTGATGAATTGCCATTTTCAACCATCTGCCTGTGGTACACGGAATTCACTTTTGTGGTCTTGATGTTAACCTGATGTTTGTGTGGAGCTGCAAGTAGTAGACATGGCAGATAATTAATATTTTCATTTAAATTCAATATTTACGAGGTTTGTTAGTATACATACAGTTCATGAACTCCAATGCAAATATGCTGAAGATGTTGAAGACCAGCGAGTATCCAAATAAAATGGTGACACAAATCCAGTACCAGTGCCACTCCGTGAGCAGCCCTCTGATCTTGAGGATAGCTTCACCGACAGTGTTTGCATCGTTATAATAAAATTCCTATCAGTAACAAAAGATCAAGAACCTTAGTGTAATTAATTTGAAAACGGATATACTACCATATAGCTGTCACTTCCAAGTGTTGAAATTAGTGCTTACCGTAGCCCATCTTTTGTCATGGAACTCATTGAGGGCGATCGCATTCTGTGCATAGGTGAATGGGGACGTCCAATATCCCCAGCGCAACCATGGTTGGAGATCATCTGTTTCAGTGTGCAGAATTGGTTAGCAACTTGTTGCACAGAACTTTTATTACAGAGTGTATGTCGTGTACTCATGTTTCATGGTGTATGCTAAGCTACATTCATCTAACCTTTTGATATGACGAATCCTCCAAGTATGTAGATTGCAATAAGAGCTGCAGTCCCTAGCATGTTGGCCATCACTTGCGTCCTTCCTATGGCCGCTAAGAAGCGATACAGGCCCATTGACATTTGATGCATGGCAAAAAGTACCAGAAAGTGCTGGATGAACCTGCCATAAGCAATGAAAATCTTTTTCTTACTTTCACCTATTGAAGCACCAGGGGTCATtcagcatataagtaccaagagATGAGTACCTGATAGGGGAAGGTGCATATCCAATCACATAGTAGGTTAAGCCTGTCCAAAGGCCTGTCTCAACAAGCGATATTGGGATGCTAATAAGGTAAACTGAACAAAGGAGTGCCCATCCTGGCACTGCTAGTAACTCTCTTTGCTTGTAGAAGGTGGGAAGCCGCTTTATTGTCATTGCAATTTCAGTCATTCCATTGAAGTTTACTATGACGACAGCCATAAAAAGTGCTCCCATGTACTTATTGGCATCAAGTACAGAATTGTGACTCATTTTTGTTCTCAGGAAAAGTGTGGAGATCACCAAAGCCATAACAGTTATCTGGATGGTCTTGAATATATGGACCGGAGAGTTTCTTTTCAGCAGCAATACTTCCCTTGAAAAGCATGCTTTGAAAATATTCCATCTGGATATTCGGCGACTTGCATTCACTTTTACCACCTTATTCTGTCCTGTATTGTTTGAACTGCACAGTTTGTCTTCTACTAGAAGAGGGAGATAGGACGTGCGGAAGGATTCTGCAAATTTTTCAATTGTATGGTACTGATACTTATTTTGATCACCAGCCCAGTATTGCTTTTGGTCCATCTTAGAGGTTACCTGGTCAGTGGCCAATTGGAGAAAAAACTTGTTACATTATTTTGCAAAAGCACATGTATTGCAGAATAGTGGCATTTTACGCTCCTGCATAGAAATGTAAGTCATCTATTGCCTGCTTAATTTTGTGGATCTGATGTATTAGTTATCTCAAAGTTATCCtcaaacacacaaaaaaaatctGGAAAGTTATCCTCGAACACTATACATTTTTTATCAGTTGGCATCACTGTTATGTTTAGATATTCCTTATAGGCAGTTAGGCTCATTTGATGGTTGATTACCTCTTGAAGGAAATCAGCTACATTCTTTCTGTCAGGGCATTTGAATCCCATAGTTTCAAAGAAGTCCGTAGCATTTTCTCGAGGACCATGATACACAATTTGCCCCTCACATAAAAGTATAATGTCGTCAAATAATCCCAATGTCTCAGGAGGTGGTTGCAGCAAGGAAATAACCATTGTGAGATCCATCAAACGGGCCATCTGTTGGAGAAACTTCATGATCTCAAATGTTGTGGAGCTATCTAGACCTGTTGATATATCATCCATAAAGAAGCATCTTGCTAGACCAACTAGCATCTCCCCTGCATTAAACAACATCACTTAAACGTATGCCAACTTAGGTTAGGTTCCAGTtaagtatctcctttctctgttCCTTATTCTAATATTCTGGTTAGTTACTTCCATCTGACTTGATAGTTATAAGCATTCTATTTTAGAGCTAGTCATTCTTTGTTATCATGAAGATTCCTACCCTGGTAAGAACCTTTTGCATTCTTGAGGTGGTGGCATGTCAGTTAATGTGGCTTTCTTTCAGATTGAAATGTGTGCTTCCAGTGGCAGCTACATATATATAAACCCTATAACTATATATGTATTTACCATCAGCCTTGATAGGAATGCTTACCAACTGTGGCTCTTTTCTTTTGCCCTCCAGATATTCCTCTTCTCATCTCGTCTCCTACTAGGGTATCAGCACACTCAGACAGGTCAAGTATCTGCATATAATCAACTGTTACTACTATATTGTCAAGATATATAGCAAATCAAACAAGTAACCAAGTTACCTTGATAATATAGTTTGTTGTGAGGTTGCTTCCTTCTCCAAAGGTGGTGGCCTGAGAGAAGAGCTATTTGAGTAACTAAACAAAATATAATCTGGTCTTGCAAAAACAAAATAGTACAGAAGAACTACCTTAATGAATGAATCAAGATCTTGGTCCACTTTATTGATGACacctttttttcttcttattgCTTCTCCTAGCATCTCTGAGTTTGTTATTCCATACAAACAGGAAATTTGTGTCGGTATAGATGCCATGGAAAAAATTGATTTATCTTGATTATTCTGTAGATACTTCCTTCTTGAGTTAAAGTGTTTGCCTTGTTATAAATTGCAGCACATTCCAATGATCTTCAAAATGAATAGCTCACTATACGCAAGAGTATGTCTTACCAAATTCATTATTGGTTCCAAGCATCTTGGAAGAGAAGTTGATCGTCTCTCTTACTGTCATCTCAGCATGGTGAAGATCATACTGGCTAACATAAGCACGCAGGTACTGTGGTGTTGAGTAATTCATTTCTTCTCCATTGTACATGACTTTTCCTTTGAACTGTTGGCAATCATTGGCCATTTAGAAAATATATGTTTTTGTTAGTTAATGCTAGACATGATTATCTGTTTTTGCCTTTTCTTGTTGACACAAGTACTTTTGGTAGCACGTAGGTAGAGTCTACCTTCAAAGAAGAATCCAATTTTCCTGCCAACGCTTTTAGGAGAGTTGTCTTCCCTGAACCAGGTGCTCCTAGAAGGAGTGTCATCCTGACAGAATGGGATATAGAAGTCAATATATCTTAAtaaattactccctccgtcctgaaaTAAGAGATCTaagtttgtcctaagtcaaactgtTGACTAATAACAGACTATCAAATTCATACATGTGCATTTTAGTAACCTATCTGCTAAATTTGGTCAAGCACTTAGGTTTGAGATAGAACAGGATGTTGGGATCTATGTCTGTACTTTGGCAGCTAGTGAAAGATAAGGAGAAATTTTACCTTGATGGTCGAATGACCCCGCTTACTTCATTTATGACTCTGATAGGTCTTTTCCTTGTAACACACATATGAACGGACGTTGCTAATTcctgaaaacaaaataaactctTCATTTAGAAATATATATTTTTCGAATATGACCTACCAACTTTGTAAAACAAACACATGCATCACATACACTTGTATTTTAGCTCTTGCTAAAGCACGCAGCAGCATGACAAGGTCCAGTATCCTTTTGATTCTGGATTGAACTCCATTTGTTCAATCCAAACTGGGCTAAGGTGGTCTGCAGATTTACCGATCCTCTTTCTCAGATTAACTATACTATGCATTTGCCTTCATAAGTACTATTGTGATTCTGTTGTGTTCATGCTACCAGCTCTAGTAGGTGTCCAAAAAAATATTTGCTGTGTAGCACTGTGTCTTGTGCATAATCCATGTATTTGTCATGTGCTCTGTAATTTCTGAACTCAGGGAACATGATAGCTTAGTTTCTTAAATACCATTTCCAGAAATGAAGAGCTAATAAGAAACTTTGAAATCTATGGAACTATGGAAGATGGTTATCATCTATATGCTGGATCTTCATAGGTTAAAAATAAtcttgctagtaagcttagggtAGGATTGGCATAACTGCTGAATCTCCACAAATAGGTTCAGGTATATAGTACATAGATGGGCTGTTTAGTTCGATGCTGGATTTTTGCCACAACCAGGTTAGTGACCATCTGTAGCTAGCGTTGGGCGACTGTAGGATGCCCACTTTGAGGTCATGGCCTATGAAGTTTTGTATTAACCTTTTGAGGTTTCAGGTACAAAAAAAAGGGGGAAACCTGTTGTGAATAGCTAACATGTTGGCCCTTCATCTCTCAATCTACATTTCTACATAGATGCATGGTCACTGCTGATGCAGTGATGCTGTAACCAATATCTGGGCATAGAATGAGCCTCATTAATCATGAGGAATGTAACAGACGTGTTGGGCTCTCTTTGTTCACAGGACAGGGGAAAGCAACAAGCCAAGAAGCACTGAAGCAGCAGGCCGGGCATCGGGACAAGCAGTGGCTGCACTGTTTGTGTGTGTggggtgccccccccccccccccccccccccacacacacacaccacaccaaaaaaaaaacagtagAACTTTTTTTTAGTACACAACACATACTGCAATTTGCAGCCCAACAAGACATCAATTCACCCATTTTTAAGGCCCTGTTcgtgttcgtttcgctgaaaagccaggATGAAAAGCACTTGTCGCTGAtttattgggagagaaaaatactgtaccatagcTAATAAGTCagtctgataagttcaagcgaacatgggtGATTTTTCGTTATAAATACCATATATGCAAAAAAGTTGTTGAGACATGCACTTGTGTATATGTTTATCACACTTAGTGCTGTCATCGTATTTGTTGGGTCCCCTTAATCAAAATTGCTGATTCCGTGACCGGAGATAAGCTCACTTTAAAGGCGGTCTCGTCATGGTCATGGCTGACTGTCAAGTTGTGTGCTCTGTGGTCTGCACTGCTTCCTACGAGGAAATGTGAATTCGAAGGTTGAAGGCTGGCCTAACGGTCCCAGCTGGCTGGCTGGCCAGACTCTGCTTCTGTCTCCGTCCTAAATTTCAGGAATATAGCTATGCTGACTCTGAATGATGCAACTTTAATATGGTCCAATTTTAAAACTTCCAGAATTTATTTTTTATCAACAGTAGTAGATGGAATCAATGGTCTGCTACCTACTTCTGTCCTAAAAAAATATTTCGTCTTTTTTTTTAAGTATCGTTCTAGCATATGGAGGAGTTAAACATGTTTAAGTATATTACTAATATTTATGGTATGtcataagtatcattagattaatcattaAATATACTTTTTTATAATACACTTATTtggatataaatgttactaatattttataTAAGTCTAGTAGAGCTTAAGAAAGTTTGACGGATACAAAAATCTAGGCAACACTTAAAAAAGGGCGGAGGTGAAgtacaaatattaatattattttttatagatcTAGCCAATTTTAAACAAGTTTAACTGTATAGAAGCTGCTGCTAGGGAGAGATTCTCATTCCACAGAGCCTCGATGTAATCTACACGGACGTATTTATTGCATGCACCTGCAGTTGCTGCAGCTTGGATCGTTGGCGCCGCGTAACCTATACGCACCTCAACGGAAAACGGATCGGAGCAAGGTATTAGGATAGGACAATCCATTCGACGTGTCTCACCAAATCCACAGCCCTTTTCTCTCTATCTCTATCCGAGTGACGAAATTATAAAATAGCAGCAAAGTGtttttgaaaaataaaaagaaaagaaaagaaaaagaaattgtCTTGCAGCTTGCAGCAATGCATGCACCCAGAAGAAGGAGGCGAGACAAAGCCACAAAGAAAGCCAAGGAACGAAGCAATTAACAGAACAacacatggcggcggcggcggcgtaggaATTGAAGGaacacgacgacgacgatgggAAAAAAATTGGCGGGTTCGTTACCTGGGCGGCGTTGACGGCGCAGTTGAGCAGCGTCGGGACTGCGCGGCGGCCGACGCGGACGTCCGCCTCCACGGTGAGCCTCTCGAAGCGCACCTCCACCTTGGGCGCCTCCACGCCCAGCCTGCTCTCCACCATGCCAGTTCATCACACACAGACCATGCATGACATGCGTCAGGACTTGCAACTCTTATATGTAATATATAGTAACAGATTGATCGATGCATGCATGGATGTTACTATAGTCGATCTGTTCAGTACAATCATCACCTCTCTTTCTTGTCGCGCAGCATCTGGAGGAAGCCGCGGTTGTCGTCGTGGGTGAGCGGCGGCGGCTCCGTCGTCCTCCCGGCCGTCGTGGCCACGTCGTACCAGTCCTCGTCTTCGCGGCCGCCGGCGGTGAGCTCCACGGCAGCCGGCGTCGTCTCCCTGTACTCCATCATTAGCGGCGCCGCCGACCGACCGACGAGCGGCTAGCGCGTACGTgctagaaagaaagaaagaaactagCTAGAGCTAGTAGCTGCAGGTATGTCACGACGGATGACGGCTAAGCTTGCTATCTCTAGTGCGATCGAGATGCTGCTAGCTGTCCTAATAGGCGCATGCGCATGGAAGATGGTCGGCACGGCACAGCGCTCGTATGTATATGTATGTGTCTGAGTGTCTCACGTACGTACGTGCATCGATGTCTGGATGTACATGCGTGCATATCCAGATTCCAGAGAGAGCAAATGTAGATGGATATATATAACCAGAGGGAGAAGCAAAGGTGTGTGTACATGTGTTTTTTATGATAAAAACTCGAGGTGTTTGGAGAGAGAGATGCATGGAGTTTTAAGGCGGATGGAGTTTTAATTTCCAACGGTTAACGACGCATAGGAGAGCACATTCCGATCCGGCCGACCACCTGTCCCACTTTGCTTCGATTCCtcctttctattttcttttctttttatatacGCAAATTAATCTCAGCATTTTCCCCCTCTTTCAGCTAGCacacctttttttttttaaaaggttCTATTTTTCTGGCACTTGCACTTCCCGAGTAGCATATGAATTTAATTTTGTTCAAACATATCCGGTTAGGGACTTACGTAGAGCTATTATATTAGAGTTGTTATATCTGGTGTGTGTCAGTTTGTCAGTTCTAAAAAGGGGGAATCAAGTGTTGAACTCTTCTAATTAAATTAACGCGTGAATTAGGGTATCAAGCACCTAAAAGTACAGTTCTTTCCAAAAAAAGGTGATGGATGTAAAATCATTTTTAACATaacatgtatgtatatatagagagatatcaCTACAGATATCTCGTCACCGTCGGGTCTCAAACCCCTGTCACTGCATGTGTTTGCTTGGTGGCGGTGAAAACAGATTTAATCACCGGCGGTTTGCAAACTGGAGGTGTAAAGCAAAGATGTCCGTGCTCGCCGTCATTGACATCTTCACCCACACCGTCCTCGTCCTCGCTCGCGCGGTGGTCATCCTCGCCCTGGCTGCTTGGATCCGTCGCATGGAGGAGGGGTCCGAGCCCCGCCGCATGGACAAAGGACCGAGCCCCCACTGCCACCACACTAGAAGGGGTCACGCTCCTACCGCCGCCGCCAAGGTTGCGCCTAACTGTGACGGCAGGAGGCTACCAGAAGGCCACCACACCACCGAGCTTGGAGGGAGTGCGGgtaagggagaaagagagagctAGCTAGGGTTTGATGGCTACTTATATATACTTTTTGTTATGACTGTAGGATCATCGATCTAGACTTTGACTGTTCTATTTGGTACAACATGTAAAACAGTAGATCCTAGGACATGTAGAACGGTCTACAGAGAGACAGGGAGAGAAAGGGAAGGGTACCGAACCTGAGACCGCAGGGGTGGAGGATCCAGTAGCTTCCATCAGGTTCGTCGATGTaggctgcgcacgggcagcgacggtcggtgaagagaggcgacgcagtggagacgatgatgacggtggcggcttcccgtcgctggctgcgcgtcCTCTTCGAGATCGGActagggttttgtcggtgggtttgcggctcacggtgaacctcgtaccttgagccgccggcccccacctctctatatagcgcagtgcgacgggggcccaccaaccatgtagggttgggcgcccccgatcagggcgcgagaccaaggcccaataggccgttgggcctactggtcaagagatcaatctaacattctcccccttgatctcactattacttttatctttaaactttaaacttcaatcctttaaaccttactcatttcttcacagatgatgcatagagcatgtttcatcgtctcggtcaatcgccgatagatttgacagctacaatgcacgtctctgatctgaaatagttactttaacttttgggccctttatagtccaggaattataggctttcccttaaacccatgccggctacatgttctctgaacacgttgggtggtaagccttttgtaagcggatccgcgagcatcttttcggtacttatatgctcaagacttatcatctgatcccggactttatccttcacaacataatactttatgtcaatgtgtttggcagcaccacttgacctattgttgtgagcatactgtactgctggattattatcgcagtataatttcagtggtctattgatgtcgtcaaccaccttcaaaccgggtatgaacttctttagccagttcacctgccccgttgcctcataacatgctacaaactcggcatacattgtggacgatgtagtgacggtttgctttgagcttttccatgaaatagctccccctgcgagagtaaacacatatccagacgtggattttctattatctcccgcataatcagaatctgaatatcccactatatggagtgaatcagatcttctatacgtcatcatgaggcctttcgttccttgcaaataacgcaagactttctttaccaatttccaatgttctattccaggattgctctggaatctgccaagtaacctggtaacaaatgccaagtcagggcgcgtacacacttgagcatattgcaagcttccgacagctgaagcatatggaaccactttcatttgatcgatctcatattggttcctggggcattgaaaatccccatatctgtcgcccttgactataggagcaggtgagggactacatttgtgcatactaaatttctttaagactttttctatgtatgccttttgtgacagtcctaatacccctttacttctatctcggtgaatctcgatccctagaacgaacgaagcttcaccaagatctttcatatcaaactttgaggacaaaaacttctttgtttccagtagtagactgacatcactactagcaagtaagatatcatccacatacaggacaaggaagataaacttcccattcttaaactttgcgtagacacaattgtcctcaacattatctttaaacccaaaattctttattgtctgatcaaacttcaagtaccactgtcttgaagcttgttttaatccataaatagatttctttaggcggcatcccaaacgttcttttccttctatgacaaaacctttcggttgtgccatgtaaacatttacctctaagtctccgttgagaaatgccgtctttacattcatctggtgtaattccaaatcgtaatgtgccgctaatgccattatgattctgaaggaatccttacatgagactggagaaaaggtctcattgtaatcaatcccttctctttgtgtaaagccttttgccacaagtcgggctttatatctctctatattcccttgagagtcaagttttgttttgtagacccatttacagcctactgttttggctcctttaggaattatctccaaatcccaaactttatttgcattcattgatctcatctcatcttccatggcctcaagccactttgatgaatggtcacttttcatggcttcttcaaatgaggtgggatcatcctccatttgaaattcttcagtgttgtacacttcataatcagcaggaatagctgattttctaactctttgagaccttctaggggcctcctcaattggcacattttctgtttgaggctgttgttgctccccctcatgtgtggcaataggttctataggatcctgagccacaggttcctcatcatcattcattgttgccacaggcgggataacaacaggtgctggcaccacagtgtcttgtcctgttggtgcagcaacagcaggtagtgagaaaaatggctcatgaatgatcggagtgggtgcaaacacccgcttctcttcaaggtcaatttctcgagcta
This DNA window, taken from Miscanthus floridulus cultivar M001 chromosome 13, ASM1932011v1, whole genome shotgun sequence, encodes the following:
- the LOC136501562 gene encoding ABC transporter G family member 45 isoform X2, which produces MMEYRETTPAAVELTAGGREDEDWYDVATTAGRTTEPPPLTHDDNRGFLQMLRDKKERLGVEAPKVEVRFERLTVEADVRVGRRAVPTLLNCAVNAAQELATSVHMCVTRKRPIRVINEVSGVIRPSRMTLLLGAPGSGKTTLLKALAGKLDSSLKFKGKVMYNGEEMNYSTPQYLRAYVSQYDLHHAEMTVRETINFSSKMLGTNNEFGEAIRRKKGVINKVDQDLDSFIKATTFGEGSNLTTNYIIKILDLSECADTLVGDEMRRGISGGQKKRATVGEMLVGLARCFFMDDISTGLDSSTTFEIMKFLQQMARLMDLTMVISLLQPPPETLGLFDDIILLCEGQIVYHGPRENATDFFETMGFKCPDRKNVADFLQEVTSKMDQKQYWAGDQNKYQYHTIEKFAESFRTSYLPLLVEDKLCSSNNTGQNKVVKVNASRRISRWNIFKACFSREVLLLKRNSPVHIFKTIQITVMALVISTLFLRTKMSHNSVLDANKYMGALFMAVVIVNFNGMTEIAMTIKRLPTFYKQRELLAVPGWALLCSVYLISIPISLVETGLWTGLTYYVIGYAPSPIRFIQHFLVLFAMHQMSMGLYRFLAAIGRTQVMANMLGTAALIAIYILGGFVISKDDLQPWLRWGYWTSPFTYAQNAIALNEFHDKRWATEFYYNDANTVGEAILKIRGLLTEWHWYWICVTILFGYSLVFNIFSIFALEFMNSPHKHQVNIKTTKVNSVYHRQMVENGNSSNDQVILPFRPLSLVFDHIHYFVDMPKEMTKNGVTEKKLQLLQDVSGAFRPGVLTALMGITGAGKTTLLDVLAGRKTGGYIEGTIKIAGYPKKQETFSRISGYCEQTDIHSPNLTVYESLKFSAWLRLPSNVKPHQRDMFIEEVMSLVELNDLKNAMVGIPGATGLSAEQRKRLTIAVELVASPSIIFMDEPTTGLDARAAAIVMRTVRKTVDTGRTVVCTIHQPSIEIFESFDELLLMKRGGQLIYSGSLGPLSSNMIKYFEAIPGVPKINKGQNPAAWMLDISSHTTEYEIGVDYAEIYRNSSLYRENRLLIDELEQPEPNTDDLHFPQGYWQNFTTQCVACLWKQSCAYWKNSEHNVVRFINTFAVSIMFGIVFWKIGSSIKDEQDVFNILGIVYGSALFLGFMNCSILQPVVAMERVVLYREKAAGMYSTMAYAIAQVSVELPYMLVQVLIFSSIVYPMIGFQLTAGKFFWFFLYLVMSFMYYTLYGMMTVALTPNIEIAMGLSFLIFIFWNVFSGFIIAREMMPLWWRWVYWADPAAWTVYGLMFSQLADRTEKILVPGLGEQTVREFLEGYLGLQDRYFELVTCLHLAIIGLFAFLFFLAIKHLNFQRR
- the LOC136501562 gene encoding ABC transporter G family member 45 isoform X1, whose protein sequence is MMEYRETTPAAVELTAGGREDEDWYDVATTAGRTTEPPPLTHDDNRGFLQMLRDKKERLGVEAPKVEVRFERLTVEADVRVGRRAVPTLLNCAVNAAQELATSVHMCVTRKRPIRVINEVSGVIRPSRMTLLLGAPGSGKTTLLKALAGKLDSSLKFKGKVMYNGEEMNYSTPQYLRAYVSQYDLHHAEMTVRETINFSSKMLGTNNEFEMLGEAIRRKKGVINKVDQDLDSFIKATTFGEGSNLTTNYIIKILDLSECADTLVGDEMRRGISGGQKKRATVGEMLVGLARCFFMDDISTGLDSSTTFEIMKFLQQMARLMDLTMVISLLQPPPETLGLFDDIILLCEGQIVYHGPRENATDFFETMGFKCPDRKNVADFLQEVTSKMDQKQYWAGDQNKYQYHTIEKFAESFRTSYLPLLVEDKLCSSNNTGQNKVVKVNASRRISRWNIFKACFSREVLLLKRNSPVHIFKTIQITVMALVISTLFLRTKMSHNSVLDANKYMGALFMAVVIVNFNGMTEIAMTIKRLPTFYKQRELLAVPGWALLCSVYLISIPISLVETGLWTGLTYYVIGYAPSPIRFIQHFLVLFAMHQMSMGLYRFLAAIGRTQVMANMLGTAALIAIYILGGFVISKDDLQPWLRWGYWTSPFTYAQNAIALNEFHDKRWATEFYYNDANTVGEAILKIRGLLTEWHWYWICVTILFGYSLVFNIFSIFALEFMNSPHKHQVNIKTTKVNSVYHRQMVENGNSSNDQVILPFRPLSLVFDHIHYFVDMPKEMTKNGVTEKKLQLLQDVSGAFRPGVLTALMGITGAGKTTLLDVLAGRKTGGYIEGTIKIAGYPKKQETFSRISGYCEQTDIHSPNLTVYESLKFSAWLRLPSNVKPHQRDMFIEEVMSLVELNDLKNAMVGIPGATGLSAEQRKRLTIAVELVASPSIIFMDEPTTGLDARAAAIVMRTVRKTVDTGRTVVCTIHQPSIEIFESFDELLLMKRGGQLIYSGSLGPLSSNMIKYFEAIPGVPKINKGQNPAAWMLDISSHTTEYEIGVDYAEIYRNSSLYRENRLLIDELEQPEPNTDDLHFPQGYWQNFTTQCVACLWKQSCAYWKNSEHNVVRFINTFAVSIMFGIVFWKIGSSIKDEQDVFNILGIVYGSALFLGFMNCSILQPVVAMERVVLYREKAAGMYSTMAYAIAQVSVELPYMLVQVLIFSSIVYPMIGFQLTAGKFFWFFLYLVMSFMYYTLYGMMTVALTPNIEIAMGLSFLIFIFWNVFSGFIIAREMMPLWWRWVYWADPAAWTVYGLMFSQLADRTEKILVPGLGEQTVREFLEGYLGLQDRYFELVTCLHLAIIGLFAFLFFLAIKHLNFQRR